A genomic stretch from Streptomyces sp. QL37 includes:
- a CDS encoding stage II sporulation protein M: MDLDVFVTAHRTEWDRLDHLLHRGRSLTGDEADELVALYQRTATHLSLVRSSAPDPVLTARLTQLVARARSTVTGTRRASWRDAARFLTAGFPAAVYRSRHWWIPTAVLSTVLAAVIGWWIGAHPEVQASIAAPEDLRALTRPGGEYETYYSSHPAASFAAQVWTNNAQAAAMCLVLGAFLCVPVIWILFVNVLNLAVGIGLMSSAGRLDTFLGLVLPHGLLELTAVFVAAGTGLRLGWTVIDPGPRTRRTALAQQGRAAIGMAIGLALVLFVSGVIEGFVTPSGLPTWARISIGVAAELAFLAYVYVLGGRAARAGDTGDLDAGERSAELPAAA; the protein is encoded by the coding sequence ATGGATCTCGACGTCTTCGTCACCGCCCACCGCACCGAGTGGGACCGCCTGGACCATCTTCTGCACCGCGGGCGCAGCCTGACAGGTGACGAGGCGGACGAACTCGTCGCCCTGTACCAACGCACCGCCACCCACCTGTCCTTGGTCAGGTCCAGCGCGCCGGACCCTGTGCTGACCGCTCGCCTCACGCAGCTCGTGGCCCGGGCGCGCTCCACCGTTACGGGGACCCGCCGCGCCTCGTGGCGCGACGCCGCACGCTTCCTGACCGCCGGCTTTCCCGCGGCCGTCTACCGCTCGCGGCACTGGTGGATACCCACGGCGGTGCTCTCCACGGTCCTGGCGGCCGTCATCGGCTGGTGGATCGGCGCACATCCGGAGGTGCAGGCGTCGATCGCCGCCCCGGAGGACCTGCGCGCCCTGACCCGGCCCGGCGGTGAGTACGAGACGTACTACTCCAGCCATCCGGCCGCCTCGTTCGCCGCCCAGGTCTGGACGAACAACGCTCAGGCGGCCGCCATGTGCCTGGTGCTGGGAGCGTTCCTCTGCGTACCGGTGATCTGGATCCTCTTCGTCAACGTGCTCAACCTCGCCGTCGGCATCGGACTGATGTCCTCGGCCGGCCGTCTGGACACCTTCCTCGGGCTCGTCCTGCCGCACGGCCTGCTCGAGCTCACCGCCGTCTTCGTCGCAGCCGGCACGGGCCTCCGTCTCGGGTGGACGGTCATCGACCCCGGCCCGCGCACCCGACGTACGGCACTGGCTCAGCAGGGGCGCGCCGCGATAGGCATGGCCATCGGGCTGGCACTGGTCCTGTTCGTCTCAGGGGTCATCGAAGGGTTCGTCACCCCGTCGGGCCTTCCCACATGGGCTCGCATCAGCATCGGTGTCGCGGCTGAGCTGGCCTTTCTCGCGTACGTCTATGTCCTCGGAGGCCGGGCGGCCCGAGCTGGGGACACCGGAGACCTCGATGCCGGGGAGCGCAGCGCGGAGCTGCCCGCCGCAGCCTGA
- a CDS encoding DUF4129 domain-containing protein codes for MTGAGGTTAAVRRIRAGEDIPVDTSRVPAREAARDELSDPMYHEHDPNLLERGLDRFWDWIGDLFAGAADAAPGGPLGLVVLALAVVGLGAALWWRLGTPRRAARSPETLFDSATRSAADHRAAAAAHAEARRWTAAVQERMRALVRSLEDRAVLDPRPGRTADEAAAEAGRLLPAHADRLRAAARLFDDVTYGGRTADEAAYMTLCTLDLELDAAKPLLTTGTARGAAG; via the coding sequence GTGACGGGGGCGGGGGGCACCACCGCAGCGGTACGACGCATCCGGGCGGGCGAGGACATACCCGTGGACACTTCACGCGTCCCCGCCCGCGAGGCGGCGCGGGACGAACTGTCCGACCCGATGTACCACGAACACGACCCGAACCTTCTCGAACGCGGCCTCGACCGCTTCTGGGACTGGATCGGCGACCTCTTCGCCGGCGCCGCCGACGCCGCCCCCGGCGGCCCGTTGGGGCTCGTCGTGCTCGCTCTGGCCGTCGTCGGCCTGGGGGCCGCCCTGTGGTGGAGGCTCGGCACACCGCGCCGCGCCGCCCGCTCCCCCGAGACGCTCTTCGACAGCGCCACCCGCAGCGCGGCCGACCACCGCGCCGCCGCCGCCGCGCACGCCGAAGCCAGGCGCTGGACCGCGGCCGTCCAGGAACGGATGCGCGCCCTCGTACGCTCCCTGGAGGACCGGGCCGTGCTCGACCCACGCCCCGGCCGCACCGCGGACGAGGCGGCCGCCGAGGCCGGCCGGCTGCTGCCCGCGCACGCCGACCGGCTCCGCGCCGCAGCCCGCCTCTTCGACGACGTCACATACGGGGGCCGCACCGCCGACGAGGCCGCGTACATGACCCTGTGCACCCTCGACCTGGAACTCGACGCGGCCAAGCCCCTGCTGACCACCGGCACGGCCCGAGGGGCCGCCGGATGA
- a CDS encoding DUF4350 domain-containing protein, producing MTAVAAVPTTSESRSPQQVWQRIRGLLLALLILVIAGVTLAAVRSGGQHGRLDPRSADPSGSRAVAELLKDRGVSVEVATTLDKATGAVGPDTTLLVAGPNVLTAHQQRRLHTATAGSTGRTVLVAPGSPSVARLAPGVRPEAHGPVTARPPRCELPAARTAGTTNMGGIHYATDARRTTACYPDNGLASLLVLPGQTAGDTVLLGSPDFLYNDRLDQQGNASLGLQLLGSRPHLVWYLPSLDDPSAAEGGAAGRDENSDGGTEGESGFLALIPSGWLWGTLQLALAAVLAAVWRARRFGPLVTEHLPVAIRASESAEGRARLYRKADARDRAAAELRSATRNRISPLLGVSPRDADSRTVLLPAVATRLSNPGSDLGELLFGPAPSDDAALVLLTDQLDALEREVRTS from the coding sequence ATGACCGCAGTCGCGGCCGTTCCCACCACCTCGGAATCCCGCAGCCCCCAACAGGTCTGGCAGCGTATCCGGGGTCTGCTGCTCGCCCTCCTCATCCTCGTCATCGCCGGGGTCACCCTTGCCGCCGTGCGCTCCGGCGGCCAGCACGGCCGGCTCGACCCCCGCTCCGCGGACCCCTCCGGCAGCCGGGCCGTCGCCGAACTCCTCAAGGACCGCGGCGTATCCGTCGAGGTCGCCACCACCCTCGACAAGGCCACCGGCGCTGTGGGCCCCGACACCACCCTGCTCGTCGCCGGACCCAACGTGCTCACCGCACACCAGCAGCGGCGCCTCCACACGGCGACCGCCGGCTCCACGGGCCGCACCGTCCTCGTCGCCCCTGGCAGCCCCTCCGTGGCACGGCTCGCCCCCGGCGTGCGCCCGGAAGCCCACGGACCGGTCACCGCACGCCCGCCACGCTGTGAACTCCCGGCGGCCCGCACTGCGGGGACCACCAACATGGGCGGCATCCACTACGCGACGGACGCACGCCGAACCACCGCCTGTTACCCGGACAACGGACTCGCCTCCCTCCTTGTCCTGCCGGGGCAGACCGCCGGCGACACCGTGCTGCTCGGCTCTCCCGACTTCCTCTACAACGACCGGCTCGACCAGCAGGGCAACGCCTCGCTGGGCCTGCAACTCCTCGGTTCCCGCCCGCATCTCGTCTGGTACCTCCCCTCGCTCGACGATCCCTCCGCGGCCGAAGGCGGCGCGGCCGGCCGGGACGAAAACAGTGACGGCGGAACCGAGGGGGAGAGCGGCTTCCTCGCCCTCATCCCCTCCGGCTGGCTCTGGGGCACCCTCCAACTGGCCCTCGCCGCCGTGCTGGCCGCCGTCTGGCGCGCCCGTCGATTCGGCCCGCTGGTCACCGAGCACCTGCCGGTGGCCATCAGGGCCTCCGAATCCGCTGAAGGACGGGCCCGTCTCTACCGCAAGGCCGACGCCCGCGACCGCGCCGCGGCCGAACTGCGCTCCGCCACCCGAAACCGCATCTCCCCCCTCCTCGGCGTGTCCCCCCGTGACGCCGATTCCCGCACGGTGCTCCTTCCCGCCGTCGCCACACGCCTCAGCAACCCGGGCAGCGACCTCGGTGAACTCCTCTTCGGCCCGGCGCCGTCCGATGACGCCGCACTCGTCCTTCTGACCGATCAACTCGACGCCCTCGAAAGAGAGGTACGCACGTCATGA
- a CDS encoding DUF58 domain-containing protein encodes MALTGRAALVAALGSLPVGVLAPSWAGMLAVNVPLSLAILCDYALAAPVRTLQFTRSGDTSVRLGDTATVQLTVTNPSGRRLRAHLRDAWPPSSWTSESEQASSRHRFGVPAGERRRLTTLLRPSRRGDRQADRVTVRSFGPLGLAARQGYHRVPWTVRVLPPFTSRKHLPSRLARLRELDGRTSVLTRGEGTEFDSLRAYVPGDDTRSIDWRATARQSAVAVRTWRPERDRHILVVLDTGRTSAGRVGDVPRLDAAMDATLLLTALATRAGDRVNLIAYDRRVRAQVQGRTARGDVLSTLVSTLATLEPELVETDARSLSTAALAGAPRRSLIVLLTSLDAAPIEEGLLPVLPQLTQRHTVLVAAVADPHVEAMTHARGTVDAIYEAAAGTQAQAQRRRTADQLRRHGVTVVDATPDDLAPALADAYLALKAAGRL; translated from the coding sequence ATGGCCCTCACCGGACGGGCCGCCCTGGTGGCGGCCCTGGGGTCACTCCCTGTAGGCGTCCTGGCCCCGAGCTGGGCAGGCATGCTCGCAGTGAATGTCCCGCTGTCACTGGCAATTCTGTGCGACTACGCCCTGGCTGCGCCAGTGCGTACGCTGCAGTTCACCCGATCCGGTGATACATCCGTTCGACTCGGTGACACTGCGACGGTGCAACTCACAGTGACCAATCCGTCCGGGCGTCGGCTCCGCGCCCATCTCCGCGACGCCTGGCCCCCAAGCAGTTGGACCTCGGAGTCGGAACAGGCGTCGTCCCGCCATCGGTTCGGCGTACCAGCCGGGGAACGCCGCCGCCTGACCACCCTCCTACGCCCTTCGCGGCGTGGGGACCGCCAGGCCGACCGTGTAACGGTCCGGTCGTTCGGTCCCCTCGGTCTCGCGGCCCGGCAGGGATACCACCGCGTTCCCTGGACAGTCCGCGTGCTGCCGCCCTTCACAAGCCGGAAGCACCTGCCCTCGCGTCTGGCACGGCTCCGTGAACTCGACGGTCGGACCAGCGTGCTCACACGCGGAGAAGGCACGGAGTTCGACAGCCTGCGCGCCTACGTTCCGGGAGACGACACCCGTTCCATCGACTGGCGGGCCACCGCGCGCCAGTCCGCGGTCGCTGTCCGCACCTGGCGCCCTGAACGCGACCGCCACATCCTCGTCGTCCTCGACACCGGCCGCACATCGGCCGGCCGGGTAGGTGATGTGCCGCGACTGGACGCAGCCATGGACGCGACTCTCCTCCTCACCGCGCTCGCCACCCGCGCCGGCGACCGTGTGAACCTGATCGCCTACGACAGGCGTGTCCGGGCCCAGGTTCAGGGGCGAACAGCGAGAGGGGACGTCCTGTCGACTCTCGTCAGCACCCTGGCCACTCTGGAGCCGGAGCTCGTGGAGACCGACGCGCGCAGTCTCAGCACGGCCGCGCTGGCCGGCGCTCCCCGCCGCTCCCTGATCGTCCTGCTGACGAGTCTGGACGCCGCGCCCATCGAGGAGGGCCTCCTGCCCGTCCTCCCGCAACTCACCCAGCGCCACACGGTCCTTGTCGCAGCGGTTGCGGACCCCCATGTCGAAGCGATGACCCACGCGCGGGGCACAGTGGACGCGATCTACGAGGCCGCCGCAGGCACGCAGGCACAAGCTCAGCGCCGCCGCACCGCGGACCAGCTCCGTCGTCATGGCGTCACGGTCGTCGATGCCACACCCGACGACCTCGCCCCCGCCCTGGCTGATGCCTACCTCGCGCTGAAAGCGGCCGGCCGACTGTAG
- a CDS encoding RDD family protein encodes MNELVTGDAVVLGLQPARLPSRALAITIDLAVLLTVFVLLSIGLAVATVTLDEAATAAIAVATFLLVLVGGPVAVETLSHGRSLGKLACGLRVVRDDGGPIRFRHALVRGAMGLVEILGTFGVVGCISSLVSARGRRLGDVFAGTLVVRERVPAGRAAAVPPPPPWLVGRFAQLDLSGVPDGLWLAVRQYLTRMSQLDATVRGSMAERLAADLVACTGVQAPQGVPAAAYLAAVTAERQARDARRVAAAAGRGGPFPMPVPGPVPAPQDGRFSDEGPTEGSQSGAGTPTAAPAGAGEEGSGNDAGRQTATGFAPPA; translated from the coding sequence ATGAATGAGCTCGTGACCGGGGACGCGGTCGTACTGGGACTGCAGCCGGCGAGGCTGCCCAGCCGGGCGCTGGCGATCACCATCGATCTTGCGGTGCTCCTGACCGTTTTCGTGCTGCTGTCCATCGGTCTGGCGGTGGCGACCGTGACGCTCGACGAAGCGGCCACCGCCGCGATCGCCGTCGCCACGTTCCTTCTGGTGCTGGTGGGCGGACCTGTCGCGGTGGAGACGCTCAGCCATGGCCGCTCGCTCGGAAAGCTCGCCTGCGGACTTCGCGTCGTGCGGGACGACGGCGGGCCGATCCGGTTCCGGCACGCGCTCGTGCGGGGGGCGATGGGGCTGGTCGAGATCCTGGGGACGTTCGGAGTCGTGGGCTGTATCTCCTCTCTGGTGTCCGCCCGCGGTCGTCGGCTGGGTGACGTGTTCGCGGGAACGCTCGTCGTACGTGAACGGGTGCCGGCCGGGCGGGCTGCTGCGGTGCCCCCTCCCCCGCCCTGGCTGGTGGGCCGTTTCGCGCAGCTGGACCTCTCGGGTGTACCGGACGGACTCTGGCTGGCCGTACGGCAGTACCTGACCCGGATGAGCCAGCTCGATGCCACGGTGCGCGGGTCCATGGCGGAGCGCCTGGCCGCGGACCTCGTCGCGTGTACGGGTGTTCAGGCGCCGCAAGGGGTACCGGCGGCCGCATATCTGGCGGCCGTGACGGCCGAGCGGCAGGCGCGGGATGCCCGTCGGGTGGCTGCGGCAGCGGGCCGCGGCGGCCCGTTCCCGATGCCCGTACCCGGGCCCGTGCCCGCACCTCAGGACGGGCGGTTCTCCGACGAAGGGCCGACGGAAGGCAGTCAGTCAGGCGCCGGCACGCCCACAGCGGCTCCCGCCGGTGCCGGCGAGGAGGGGTCGGGGAACGACGCCGGGAGGCAGACCGCGACCGGCTTCGCCCCACCCGCCTGA
- a CDS encoding MoxR family ATPase — translation MSAPTPETAELAATAGAPAAPTSSDSARASLEALRSEIAKAVVGQDPAVTGLVVALLCRGHVLLEGVPGVAKTLLVRALAASLELDTKRVQFTPDLMPSDVTGSLVYDARTAEFSFQPGPVFTNLLLADEINRTPPKTQSSLLEAMEERQVTIDGSPRPLPDPFLVAATQNPVEYEGTYPLPEAQLDRFLLKLTVPLPSREDEINVLTRHADGFNPRDLKAAGIQPVAGSADLEAARAAVAKTSVSPEIAAYVVDICRATRESPSLTLGASPRGATALLSTARAWAWLTGRDYVIPDDVKALALPTLRHRIQLRPEAEMEGVTPDSVITSVLAHVPVPR, via the coding sequence ATGAGCGCCCCGACCCCGGAGACCGCCGAGCTTGCGGCAACCGCCGGGGCCCCTGCGGCCCCGACGAGCTCCGACAGCGCCCGCGCATCCCTGGAAGCCCTGCGGTCCGAGATCGCCAAGGCCGTGGTCGGCCAAGACCCGGCCGTCACCGGACTGGTCGTCGCTCTCCTCTGCCGGGGCCACGTCCTCCTGGAGGGCGTGCCCGGAGTAGCGAAGACCCTCCTGGTCCGCGCACTAGCCGCTTCGCTCGAACTGGACACCAAGCGCGTCCAGTTCACCCCCGACCTCATGCCCAGCGACGTCACGGGCTCCCTCGTCTACGACGCCCGCACCGCCGAGTTCTCCTTCCAGCCCGGACCGGTGTTCACCAACCTCCTGCTCGCCGACGAGATCAACCGGACCCCTCCGAAAACGCAGTCCTCCTTGCTGGAGGCCATGGAGGAACGTCAGGTCACCATCGACGGGTCCCCCCGGCCTCTGCCCGACCCGTTCCTGGTGGCCGCCACGCAGAACCCTGTCGAATACGAGGGCACCTACCCGCTGCCCGAGGCGCAGTTGGACCGCTTCCTCCTCAAACTGACAGTCCCCCTCCCCTCACGCGAGGACGAGATCAACGTGCTCACTCGCCACGCGGACGGCTTCAACCCTCGTGACCTCAAGGCAGCGGGTATACAGCCCGTGGCCGGCTCCGCCGACCTCGAAGCGGCACGCGCCGCCGTCGCCAAGACCTCGGTCTCACCCGAGATCGCCGCCTATGTCGTGGACATCTGTCGTGCCACGCGTGAATCCCCCTCACTCACCCTCGGGGCCTCCCCCCGAGGAGCCACGGCACTGCTCTCCACCGCACGGGCATGGGCCTGGCTCACAGGCCGGGACTACGTCATCCCGGACGATGTGAAAGCCCTCGCTCTGCCCACACTCCGTCATCGCATACAGCTGCGGCCTGAAGCGGAGATGGAGGGAGTCACCCCGGACTCCGTCATCACCTCTGTTCTCGCCCACGTCCCCGTCCCCCGGTGA